In a single window of the Elaeis guineensis isolate ETL-2024a chromosome 6, EG11, whole genome shotgun sequence genome:
- the LOC140858811 gene encoding secreted RxLR effector protein 161-like → MDKDKPVGTSLASHIALSKQQCPQKEEEKEYMDRVPYVSAIESVMYAMICCRPDIAYVVSQVSRYMANLGKEHWKALKWVLRYLQGTRSLGLIFGYQGGLGRTSDDSGNVSGPLEGFVDADYAGDWDTRRSTIGYIFSMYGGPISWRSILQPITTLSIIEAEYIGIIETAKEDLWLQRLIMEMGVEQKTVVLHSDS, encoded by the coding sequence ATGGACAAGGACAAACCAGTTGGAACATCTTTGGCTAGTCACATAGCTCTTTCGAAGCAACAGTGTCcccaaaaagaggaagagaaggagtaCATGGATAGAGTTCCCTATGTTAGTGCCATAGAGAGTGtgatgtatgctatgatatgttgTAGGCCTGACATAGCATATGTAGTAAGCCAGGTGAGTAGATATATGGCCAATCTTGGAAAAGAGCATTGGAAGGCACTGAAGTGGGTTCTTCGGTATTTACAAGGAACCCGAAGCCTTGGTCTGATTTTTGGGTATCAAGGAGGACTTGGGAGGACTTCTGATGATTCAGGTAATGTTTCAGGTCCTTTGGAAGGTTTTGTGGATGCTGACTATGCAGGTGATTGGGACACGAGGAGGTCTACTATTGGCTATATTTTCAGTATGTATGGTGGGCCGATTTCATGGAGATCTATCCTTCAACCAATCACGACCTTGTCTATCATAGAGGCCGAGTATATTGGGATCATAGAGACAGCGAAGGAGGATCTTTGGCTCCAGAGACTTATCATGGAGATGGGAGTAGAGCAGAAGACAGTGGTGTTGCATAGTGATAGTTAG